A window of the Wolbachia endosymbiont (group A) of Pogonocherus hispidulus genome harbors these coding sequences:
- the virB9 gene encoding P-type conjugative transfer protein VirB9: MIGLLFTVLLFLCGSDALAKQEPRSIAGDDHIKVINYNPQAIHKYTGFYGYQSSILFEPGEVIQNLSMGDSTGWQLLPQGNRLFIKPIDDIADTNATIITNKRVYYFELHAEEATGLDDPRLAYEVRFLYPLFSSDEIYTTNNGDIFEQASHTIIPDINDIEVVKKGLNFNYSISHVKGSQSIIPIKVFDDGKFTYLQFNKINSDFPAVFMVDSAGYESLVNFRTVDNYLIIERVSSVFTLRNGSSTVCLFNENIPFKKG, encoded by the coding sequence ATGATTGGTTTACTGTTTACCGTACTGTTGTTCCTCTGTGGTAGTGATGCACTTGCAAAACAGGAGCCACGTTCAATAGCTGGAGATGATCACATAAAGGTGATAAATTATAACCCACAAGCTATACATAAGTATACGGGTTTTTATGGTTATCAATCCAGCATATTGTTTGAACCAGGGGAGGTAATACAAAACCTTTCAATGGGTGATTCAACTGGTTGGCAACTCCTTCCTCAAGGTAACAGATTGTTTATTAAGCCTATAGATGATATTGCCGATACTAACGCAACTATAATTACCAATAAAAGAGTTTATTACTTTGAGCTTCATGCTGAAGAAGCAACCGGACTAGATGATCCAAGATTAGCATATGAAGTAAGGTTTCTTTATCCACTATTTAGCAGTGATGAGATTTACACAACAAATAACGGTGATATCTTCGAACAAGCTAGTCATACCATTATCCCTGATATAAACGACATTGAAGTTGTAAAGAAGGGCTTAAATTTTAATTATTCCATCTCGCACGTTAAAGGCAGTCAGTCAATAATACCAATCAAGGTTTTTGATGATGGAAAATTTACATATCTACAATTCAATAAAATAAACTCTGATTTCCCGGCAGTTTTTATGGTTGATTCTGCAGGATATGAGTCTTTAGTAAATTTCCGTACAGTTGACAACTACCTGATAATCGAAAGGGTGAGTTCAGTGTTTACCTTAAGGAATGGATCGAGTACAGTTTGCCTATTTAATGAAAACATACCTTTCAAAAAAGGGTGA
- the rodA gene encoding rod shape-determining protein RodA, with protein MDRLKKIHWLLVINVVALFCVGIAVQYSSAGGKWVPFAIHQLVIFSFFFLLAIAMSFIELDFYLKHAYFFYIVAAISLLAVNFFGSHIMGATRWIRIGSISLQPSEFAKVGLILALARYFDKQSVYKMMEFKRLLKAVIIIFLPVFLVLKQPNLGTAVIMLFIGASIIFTAVIKRAHLVICGTLGIFAVPAIWPFLRPYHKQRILSFLDSSVDPLGIGYNAQQSQIAIGSGGLLGKGFVNGSQTQLGFLPEKRTDFAFAVLSEEWGFLGSMALILLYTSLLGIIFSIAYRSKNYFSKLVSIGIFAFFGAHFFINIGMSIGLLPVIGDPLPFLSYGGSTTAASLICIGLLLAIKADEQQNACILPMLK; from the coding sequence GTGGATAGGCTGAAGAAGATTCATTGGTTGTTAGTCATTAACGTGGTAGCTCTGTTTTGCGTTGGCATTGCTGTTCAATATTCTTCTGCTGGAGGAAAGTGGGTGCCATTTGCGATTCACCAACTGGTCATATTTTCCTTCTTTTTCCTACTCGCTATAGCTATGTCATTCATAGAACTAGATTTTTATTTGAAGCACGCCTACTTTTTTTATATAGTAGCAGCGATTTCGCTATTAGCAGTAAATTTTTTTGGCTCGCACATAATGGGTGCGACGAGGTGGATAAGAATTGGATCAATTAGTTTGCAACCATCAGAATTTGCAAAAGTAGGCTTAATACTTGCACTTGCTCGTTATTTTGATAAGCAAAGTGTGTATAAAATGATGGAATTTAAAAGATTGCTTAAGGCGGTAATAATTATTTTCTTGCCTGTATTCTTGGTGTTAAAGCAACCTAATTTAGGCACAGCTGTGATAATGTTGTTTATAGGAGCATCAATTATATTCACAGCAGTAATAAAAAGAGCTCATTTAGTAATTTGTGGGACGCTTGGCATTTTTGCAGTACCGGCTATTTGGCCTTTTTTACGTCCTTATCACAAGCAAAGGATATTGTCGTTTTTGGATTCATCAGTGGATCCACTTGGAATAGGTTATAATGCGCAGCAATCTCAGATAGCTATTGGTTCAGGAGGTTTGCTTGGTAAGGGCTTTGTTAACGGAAGTCAAACTCAACTTGGATTTTTGCCGGAGAAACGTACGGATTTTGCTTTTGCAGTGCTGAGTGAGGAGTGGGGCTTTTTAGGTAGCATGGCTTTAATTTTGCTTTATACCTCATTACTTGGCATAATTTTCTCTATCGCTTATAGGTCGAAAAATTATTTTTCTAAGTTAGTATCTATCGGGATTTTTGCTTTTTTTGGCGCTCATTTTTTTATAAACATTGGAATGTCAATAGGCCTCTTGCCTGTGATAGGCGATCCACTGCCATTTCTTTCCTATGGAGGAAGTACAACTGCTGCAAGCTTGATATGCATAGGATTATTGCTGGCAATAAAAGCAGATGAACAACAAAATGCTTGTATTTTACCTATGCTAAAGTAA
- a CDS encoding proton-conducting transporter membrane subunit — translation MQLPILQVIIPIIASMFCFLTKKHKVSWFISFIATTITLIISSILLIKTYRGEIITYHLGDWAPPHGIELRIDVLNSLILTLVNFIALISVLYSFYINEKEISKNKITGFYSLFLLCLSGLFGILVTNDIFNLYVFLEISSLSSYVLVSMGRDKKALVAAFEYLISGTIGATFYLFGIGLLYSMTGTLNMSDMAERIVPLYDNNIIKLGTLFIFVSLSIKMALFPLSRWLVNAYSEAPSFISIFFSGTVTKVMIYVFIRIFYTIFQQNFFLFKPLLDNVIIILALCAIVFGSIFAITAKDIKRLFAHSSISQIGYIILALSFNSKTGVFAAILHIVNHSIIKTSLFMAAGCVSYKFDTTKIENLSGLKKSMPYVALAFTLLSLALIGVPLTNGFVSKWYIMKAIIESRAWISLIAFAAGSFLALIYMWKMVEKMYFENDATSRTRMTLGKINDVPFPMLFCLLFMAALTVVTGIYSTPIRLVVEKLVF, via the coding sequence ATGCAATTACCAATTTTACAAGTTATTATACCAATAATTGCATCAATGTTTTGCTTTCTTACCAAGAAACACAAGGTATCTTGGTTTATTTCTTTTATTGCAACAACAATCACTCTTATCATTTCATCAATACTACTCATAAAAACATATAGAGGCGAGATTATAACTTATCACCTTGGGGATTGGGCTCCTCCGCATGGAATAGAGTTAAGAATCGACGTGTTAAATTCCTTAATTCTAACCCTAGTGAATTTTATAGCGCTGATTAGCGTGCTTTATAGCTTTTATATTAACGAAAAAGAAATTAGCAAAAACAAAATCACTGGTTTTTACTCTCTATTTCTACTGTGCTTAAGCGGACTATTCGGAATTTTAGTAACAAACGACATATTCAATCTTTATGTTTTTTTGGAAATTTCATCTCTTTCTTCTTATGTATTAGTTTCAATGGGAAGGGATAAAAAAGCCTTGGTTGCAGCATTTGAATATCTAATTAGTGGAACAATAGGCGCAACATTTTATTTATTTGGCATCGGGCTCTTGTATTCAATGACTGGAACGCTCAATATGTCTGACATGGCTGAAAGAATAGTTCCATTATACGATAACAACATCATAAAACTTGGCACATTGTTCATTTTTGTTAGTCTCTCAATCAAAATGGCACTATTTCCATTAAGCAGGTGGCTGGTTAATGCATATAGTGAGGCGCCAAGTTTCATTAGCATATTCTTTTCAGGCACAGTAACTAAAGTGATGATATATGTTTTCATCAGAATCTTTTATACCATTTTCCAACAAAATTTTTTCTTGTTTAAGCCGCTGTTGGACAATGTGATAATTATCCTCGCACTTTGCGCTATTGTATTTGGGTCGATATTTGCAATAACCGCAAAAGACATAAAAAGACTGTTTGCTCACTCTAGTATTAGCCAAATTGGTTATATAATTTTAGCACTGAGTTTTAACTCAAAAACAGGTGTATTTGCAGCAATTCTTCACATAGTAAACCACAGCATAATAAAAACATCTTTATTCATGGCTGCAGGATGTGTTTCTTACAAATTTGATACAACAAAAATAGAGAATTTATCGGGACTCAAGAAATCAATGCCTTATGTAGCGCTTGCGTTCACTCTACTCAGTTTAGCATTAATCGGTGTGCCTTTAACAAATGGCTTTGTAAGCAAGTGGTATATAATGAAAGCAATTATCGAATCTCGCGCGTGGATTTCCCTGATAGCTTTTGCTGCCGGTTCTTTTCTTGCACTAATATACATGTGGAAGATGGTAGAGAAAATGTATTTTGAAAATGATGCAACGTCACGCACTAGAATGACACTAGGCAAAATTAATGATGTGCCATTTCCTATGCTTTTCTGTCTATTGTTTATGGCAGCTTTAACAGTAGTAACTGGAATATATAGCACTCCAATTCGGTTAGTAGTTGAGAAGTTGGTTTTTTGA
- a CDS encoding ribonuclease HII, whose amino-acid sequence MKYPDFTLENKLSGVIAGVDEVGRGPLAGPVISAAVVFIDRNTIIDGINDSKKLTPQCRQVLYEKITSVAKFGIGMASVEEINSYNILQATKLSMKRALIDLDLELDYVLVDGNQPPEVKWQVKSIVNGDNLSTSIAAASIVAKVTRDRLMQELHNKHPEYNWYKNKGYGTKEHLNAIGLYGITEHHRKNFAPISRAL is encoded by the coding sequence ATGAAATACCCAGACTTTACATTAGAAAATAAATTATCAGGAGTGATAGCAGGAGTGGATGAAGTTGGAAGAGGTCCGCTAGCTGGTCCAGTAATATCCGCAGCCGTAGTGTTTATTGATAGAAATACAATTATTGATGGAATCAACGACTCGAAAAAGTTGACTCCTCAATGTAGGCAAGTCCTATATGAAAAAATAACATCCGTTGCAAAATTTGGTATAGGAATGGCAAGCGTAGAAGAAATAAATTCATACAATATCTTGCAAGCAACAAAACTTTCAATGAAACGTGCGTTAATAGACTTGGACCTAGAGTTAGATTATGTGCTAGTTGATGGTAATCAACCACCTGAAGTGAAATGGCAAGTGAAATCCATAGTAAATGGTGATAATTTGAGTACATCAATTGCAGCAGCTTCAATCGTTGCAAAAGTTACGAGAGATCGGCTTATGCAAGAATTGCACAATAAGCATCCTGAATATAATTGGTATAAAAATAAAGGATATGGGACAAAAGAGCACCTTAACGCTATTGGCCTTTATGGAATTACAGAACATCATAGAAAAAACTTTGCACCCATATCTCGGGCATTATAG
- the mlaD gene encoding outer membrane lipid asymmetry maintenance protein MlaD — protein sequence MRRSNILEITAGLFVLVFTIFLIFFAIDKLSYIKKNYKDCYKIYGLFANANGIGVGDSVKISGVDVGSITGVSLDKATYIARIDMCISRDIKLPIDSSALITSSGVVGSKFVNISPGSDIKLILHGGKIEYTQAEANMGGIMDRILGMFTK from the coding sequence ATGCGAAGGTCAAATATACTTGAAATAACCGCTGGATTATTTGTATTAGTTTTCACTATCTTTCTGATTTTCTTTGCTATTGATAAGCTATCTTACATAAAGAAAAACTATAAGGATTGCTATAAAATATATGGTCTTTTTGCTAACGCTAACGGTATAGGAGTTGGTGATAGTGTCAAGATCTCTGGTGTGGACGTTGGAAGCATAACTGGTGTGTCACTTGACAAAGCTACCTACATAGCACGAATCGATATGTGTATAAGCAGAGACATAAAATTGCCAATTGATAGTTCAGCTCTGATCACTAGCAGTGGAGTTGTTGGTAGTAAATTTGTTAATATATCACCTGGATCAGATATTAAACTAATCTTGCACGGTGGTAAAATAGAGTATACTCAAGCTGAAGCAAATATGGGTGGAATAATGGACAGAATTCTTGGTATGTTTACGAAGTGA
- a CDS encoding NADH-ubiquinone oxidoreductase subunit NDUFA12 family protein, whose amino-acid sequence MLSKVCNAIKRLLRREDKFVGRDENGNSYYESSKGKRWVMYSSVSEPTTVPPEWHIWLHYTDNVVPVNNKKRKVKHTPNLTGTKDAYYPNQKVKNYYKSWSPDN is encoded by the coding sequence ATGTTATCTAAAGTTTGTAATGCAATAAAACGCCTATTACGAAGGGAAGATAAATTTGTAGGAAGAGATGAAAATGGAAATTCTTACTATGAATCAAGTAAAGGAAAAAGGTGGGTTATGTATAGCAGTGTCTCTGAGCCTACAACAGTGCCTCCGGAATGGCATATATGGCTTCACTATACTGATAATGTAGTACCAGTTAATAATAAAAAAAGAAAAGTAAAACATACTCCTAATTTAACGGGTACAAAAGATGCATACTATCCAAACCAAAAAGTGAAAAATTATTATAAAAGCTGGAGTCCTGATAACTAA